A genomic window from Silene latifolia isolate original U9 population chromosome Y, ASM4854445v1, whole genome shotgun sequence includes:
- the LOC141630850 gene encoding uncharacterized protein LOC141630850, which produces MQRREAMLTMLKHQLSKAHQRMKVQADKRRSERVFKIGDWVWLKLQPYRQSSVQQRRNEKLAPKYYGPFQVEDTVGKVAYKLALPDSVKIHKVFHVSQIKKFRGVLPNATHIPEWMQGFSTDNILQPAAVLEKRVVKRQNQAAVQYLVHWEGFLIHDATWEFAEAFEQQYPDFAQSLTET; this is translated from the coding sequence ATGCAACGCAGGGAAGCAATGCTAACTATGCTTAAACATCAGCTATCTAAGGCTCACCAGAGGATGAAAGTGCAGGCTGACAAGAGAAGGTCAGAAAGAGTGTTCAAAATTGGTGATTGGGTATGGCTTAAACTACAGCCATATAGACAAAGCTCAGTACAACAGAGGAGAAATGAAAAGTTGGCACCTAAATACTATGGGCCTTTTCAAGTGGAAGATACTGTGGGGAAGGTTGCCTATAAATTGGCCTTGCCAGACAGTGTGAAGATTCATAAAGTATTCCATGTATCTCAGATAAAGAAGTTCAGGGGAGTTTTACCAAATGCAACACATATTCCTGAATGGATGCAAGGATTTTCAACTGATAATATTCTGCAACCTGCTGCAGTTTTGGAGAAAAGAGTAGTAAAAAGACAAAACCAGGCTGCTGTACAGTATTTGGTTCATTGGGAAGGGTTTCTTATTCATGATGCTACCTGGGAGTTTGCAGAAGCTTTTGAGCAGCAATATCCAGATTTTGCTCAAAGCTTAACTGAGACATGA